The sequence GCTTTTACGAGCAGATCAAACGGCGAACGCCAGATGATATCTAGCTTTTCGTGAGTTAAAGAGGAGTTCAAAAGTAGCCGGGTTGATATCTCGCGCCTTTTGAACTCCTCTTGTTGTTTATATAGCTCTGTGATATTCACCGCTGAATACCTCACCGATATTCCAATATTCCAAATAAAGTACGTTTAACCCTTCGAGTGTTCCCGCCCTTTTGACCTTTTGATACCGACCTAATATGGAGCTATCTCCGATGTGAGTATCTCCATTCTCTTCGCCTCGCTTATGTTTGACATTTCCACCTTAAAAACCGCCGATGCGATGTAATAGAAGGGGGCGTGCGTTCCGAAGAGGAGCTTTTCCGATCCCACCATCTTGACGGCCTCCCTCAGCTCATCGACCCTCTCCAGGGAGGATATATCGATCCACAGGTTCGGCGATGACCTGACGGCGGAGGCGATCCTGACGAGCTCGCTCCATTTAACCCCTCCGAGGATAACCTTTGTCCTCGGAGCATCCTTAGCGGCCTCGATCGCCCGATCGACATCCGAATCCCCCACGATCATGGCCGGATTTTGTGTCCTCTCATCCTGAATCCTGAGCTGAATGATGACCGGCATCTCGACGCGGCCCGCCTCGTTCAAAAGCTCGGATGCCCTGGAGGAGCTAAGGGCGTAACGGTGATAGTTGGGATGGAGCTTGATGGCATGTATTCCGGAGCGGACCGCCTCCTCGAAGGCGCGCCTCCAGTTTGCCATGGCGGGGTTGATGACTGCGACGGGTTTAAGCTGTGGATATCGGGCGAGCTCATTTAGAAGCTCCCTGTTCGATTCCCTCGGATCGTCCTCGAAGATCGCCCTTATGGAAGAGACCCAGGCCTGGGAGATCCTGTATCTCTTCATCTGCTCGACAAGCTCCTGGGCGCTGCGATACAGGATCGGCCTGAAGGGATATTCGCCGAGATACGCGTTAACGTCCACGGCGTTCGGATAACTTAGCCGGACATGCTGGGGCAGCTTTACATCTCCGCCATCCAGTTTGAGCAGTCGGGCGGCGTTATGGCGGAGTATCCTCCCCTTTTCATCCTCAGATATATCGGCGCCCAGGACTTTACCCATCTGAACGGAGGGGTTTCTGCCGGGCGCATCTGAGCCGAAGATGAGCCGATCGGCGCCGAGGACGTCGACGGCGTATTCGACGAGTCCGGATTCGGGATCGCTGCCACAGAGATCTATGAAAACGTTCTTAAGATCGGCCACCTCCGCCACGCCCTTATATCCGTTGCCGTGGAGATGTGCCATCACTATCTTCGCCTGGGGGAACCTCCTGGCGAGCTCGGCCACATCCTCGGGCCGCGATTCGTTTGGGAGATTTCCGGTGGACTTGTTGAAGGAGTGCTGAAGTATAGGAACATCCAGCTCCATTGCCCGCCTTACGATCCCATCCAGCTTCGGATCGCTGGCCTTACAGGCGACCCATAGCTTCACACCTCTCATTCCGCCCCTCAGGATACATCGATCCATCTCCTCGATGGATTCATCGGGATAGTTCGGGTTGAGGTAGCAGAAGCCGATGACCCTATCGGGGAACTCATCCATCGCCCTAAGCACATAATCGTTGGCGGAGCGGAACTGATCTGGGGAAGGATTATGAATGTAGCCCTTATCGCCGAGGGATGATACGCATATCAGGTCTATTCCGCTTCGCCGAGCCGCCTCTACCATCGTCCGACAGTCATCCAGATCACGGGTGATATGGACGTGGAAATCTATGACGCCTCGGATCTCCATGAAATCACCGAGAGAGCGTATCGCGTTTCGTCCGCTGTCCACCGTCCGCGGTCCGCAGTAAAATAGCGGCGGACCGCGGACTGCCGACTGCGGACGTTAAGAGGCTTGATCGACCTCAAGCTCGCCCTTGATCTTCAAAACCACCACCGAGTCGATCGGGTCCGGGGCCTCCTTGGGAACGGTTACGACCGCCCCGGCATCCTCCGTCTTCGCGTCGAGCGAGTTCTTGTTCGGGTCCGCTAGGAGATAGGCGGCATCGATCTCGCTTCTCAGCCTCGGCACGACCAGTTTGCTGTCGGAGGGCCAGTCGAAGACATGCAGGTAGAGATTCGTCCCTTTATCGGTGACCTTCCTAGTGCATCTGCCCCATGGCGGTCGCCCGATCGGGCTGGCCGTCGTCCCGTAGATCGAGACGCTGTTGACGCTCATCCACCTGCCGATCTCCCTCAATCTGATCACCGACGGTTCGGGGATAAGCCCCTCAGCGGTCGGGCCGACGTTCAGCAGGTAGTTGCCGCCTTTGGAGGCGATGTCCACGAGGTTGTGTATGAGCGTCTCGGTGCTCTTCCAGTTGTGGTCGTAGCTCTTATAGCCCCACGTGTCGTTCATGGTCATGCAGACCTCCCAGTCCTTGCCTGGGATGCCTTCATCGGGGATGTGCTGTTCGGGCGTGCCGAAGTCGCCCTCGATACCCCCTCCGAGCCGGTTGTTCACGACGATGTTCGGCTGGAGATCGAGCAGGGGAAGGAGCATCTCGGCCCGCTCTCTGGTCATATCCACGGGCGTGTCCCACCAGATTATGTCGATGGGGCCGTAATTGGTGAGGATCTCACGGACCTGGGGCATGGCGATCTTCCGGATATACTCATCCATGTCGCCGTCCTGGGCCTCATCCCAATGCCCGCCTGCCGCGGCGCCGCCGGGATGACACCAATCCTGAGCCTGTGAGTAGTAGAACCCGATCCTCATATCGTGCTTGCGGGCTGCCTCGACGAGGGGCTTGAGCAGGTCCTCTCCGTAGGGTGTCGCATCCACCACGTCCCAGTCCGTCACCTTGGAGTCGAAGAGGGCGAAGCCGTCATGATGTTTCGAGGTTATGACGATGTATCTCATGCCAGCCCACTTCGCCAGCAGGACCCACTCCTCCGGGTCGTATTTGACGGGGTTGAACTGTTTGGCGAACTCCTTGTATTCGGCGACGGGTATCCTGGCTCTGTGCATGATCCATTCGCCTATGCCGGGTATCTGTTCGCCCTTGTAGACGCCCGCGGGCACGGCATAGACGCCCCAGTGGATGAACATGCCGAACCGGGCATGCCGCCACCACCTCATCCTCTCATCCTTGGTCTCCTCCAGTCGCCTCAATACCTCCTCGCTCATTTCTCCATTTCCTCCTTTATTACCTCATCGGTTGTCCGTGACGTTAAAACGTTGAACGCGCCAACGTTCAACGGGTTAAAACCTATCCGACCACCAGATATAAGGGTTCATGAGCGGGAAGAGCAGTCTCAATCCGGGGATCAGAGAGGGCGTGACGTGCACGTCCTTCTCCAGGGTCAGATCGTCGATCGTCCGATATCCGACGAGCAATTGTATCAGCTTTGACTGTGGAATTTCAACCAGTTTATCCTTCACTTTTTCCCGGGGCTCGAGATGCACGGCCTCTTTTGATATACGAAACCTCAGCGAGCCGATATCGGTTCGCAGGAGGAAATCCTCCTCCCATTTTCTTATGCCTGACCTTTTGATCCTCCTTTCGAACTCCGGAACGAGCTTACGGAAGGTGGTCTCCAGGTTGATGATCCTCATCATCCCTCCACCGCTTCTGTTGAAGCTCGATGTGATTCTGCATCCGAACCGTCTCAGGAAGATGGAGAAGGGGTGATCGGGCGGGATAGCGAGCCATGCCTCCTCATGTCCTCGTTCCCGCGCCCTATCCCGAATAGCCGCCGCTATGCTCTCGAAGATGCTCGGATCGGAATATCCCACCTCAGCCACAGCGGTGTAATCCTCCGTGTCATCGAAGGAGATGTAGCCGCATAGACGACCCGATCCGTCGAGCAGCACCATCGGGTCAGCCTTCACGCCGAATCTCGTCCCCTTGGTAAACCACATCCACGAATCGGGCTTTCTGACGACGGAGCAGCATCTCTCCTCGTTGTTCAGCTCATATATCCTGATAACATCCTCCCTGTGTTCGTCTGAGAAGGGGAGGATGGAATGGTTCAGACGGGCGGATGAGAGGTTCTCGACGTTCAGGTAAAGCCTGTGCTCAGGCAGGGCGGGCGCGTATCCCCATCTCTCGTAGAAGTTTCGTATCCCGAAGAGTGCGGCGATATCAAATCCAGCTTCGAGCATATACCGGTTGGAGTATTCCATCACCCTCCTCGCGAAACCCCGCATCCGGTACTCCTCCTTCGTCCCTACCCCTCCGATGCCTCCCATCCTCAGCGTGACGCCCTGACCGAAATGAGCGGATAGGCGGTGAATCCAGAGCCCGCTTACATGTTCCCCTCTGTAGTAGAGCCTTATCGCGCATACGCCGTCTTTAAGTTCATGCCGTATCTCTATTTCACCGCTCATCCTCTTCATCTAAACCCTCGCTACTTCCGACAGCTCCCGAACATGTAAGATCTCCCGACCTCCGATCGGTCGGATGCTCGTCCGATCAAGAGTTAACAGGGCTATGGTTTTACCATCAGCGGTAACGAACTCTACTTCAAAAGCCGCGCCATTTTCATAGCGATGTACTATCGCCCCTATGTCGCCTCTCCTCAGACCATATTCGTATATATCTCGCGTAAGATCAACCGTGTCCAGCTCTTTGAGCATGATCTTCCCCCTTCCTTTACTATAACTATAATGGATACATGGTCACAAAACGTGGACGGTCCTGACCTATTACCAACAGGGTGTGTTTCCGACAGCAAATAATCGCGCAATTTGGACAACGGGATGTAAGCTCTCTCTCGATGAGGAAGTTTCACAACTAACCCCTCACATCATGGTAGAACACCTCGCTGACGGATTCATGGCGGTGTATTTTGGCGATGACCTTGGCTATGAGCGGAGCGATGGAGAGCACCTTCAACTTCGGGCCGAGTTTCTCGCGTTTCCATTCAGGGACGGGAATCGTATTCGTGACAACCAGCTCCCTAACGGCATCATCCTGCATGTATTCAAGCGACTTTCCGACGAGCACGGGGTGAGTTATGGCGAGGTATGCCGGTTCAGCGCCTTTCTCGCGAAGCAGTCTGATCTGGTTAATGATGCTCCCCGAGGCGATCATATCATCGATGACTATAGGTATCTTCCCCCTGACATCGCCCACGATCTCGATCACTTTAACGATGCTGCCACAGCTTCCCGCCCGGCGTTTATGCATCAGAACCATCGGAAGGTTCAGCAGGGAGGCGTATTTCTCGGCCAGCTTCGCCCTACCCACATCGGGCGAAACGATCACGGCGTTGGAGAGATCCTTACCCTTGAAATACTCCGCGAAGAGGAAGACGGCTGTCAGGTGATCCATGGGTATCGTGAAGAAGCCCTGGATCTGTGGCGCGTGCAGATCGACTGAGACGACCCTGTTTGCCCCGGCCGTAACCAGCAGATCGGCCGCCAACCTGGCGGATACCGGCTCCCTTCCGACCGCCTTCCTGTCCTGACGGCTGTAGCCGTAGTAGGGGATGACGGCTGTGATCTGGCGCGCTGAAGCCCTTCTGAAGGCGTCCATCATTATGAGGAGCTCCATCAGATTGTCGTTGACGGGGGTGCATGTGGGCTGGATGATGTATATGTCCGCCCCTCTGACGCTCTCCTCGATCTTCACATATGTCTCCGAGTCGGGGAAGGTTTCGATACTGATTTTACCCAAGGGAATGCCAAGCTCGGCAGCGACTTCAGATGCCAGTTCGGGGTTAGCCCTGCCCGAAAACAGCCTGAAGTCGCTGCCTAAACTCCCATATTTCGTTTCCATCCCTTTCCTCCCTTAGCGGCAGCGATGAAGTTTTTGATCTTGTCGTGATCTTTCCTGCCGGGCTCGATCTCGACCCCGCTGCTCACATCAACCGCCCACGGCCTGACGATTCGGATGGCATTGGAGACGTTATCCGGATTCAGACCGCCGGCCAGGATCAGACGGGCCCGATTCACATCAAAATTATATGCTACCTCCCATCTGAAGGTCAACCCCGTTCCGCCCGGCATATCGGCCCGATATGTATCGAGCAGGTAGGCGTCGACATCGTACCGCGTCAGCATCTCAAGACTTGATTCATCCTTGATCCGAAACGCCTTGATTACTTTTTTGCCGAGCTGACGACGGACCTTTCGGCAGAACTCCGGCGTCTCAGCACCGTGGAGCTGGACATAGTCGAGGGGACATCTCTCGATCACCCGCTCCAGCTCCTCCGGGGTCGGATCGACGAAGACGCCCACCGCTGCCACGAAGGGAGGAATCTCCCTTATGATTCGTGCCGCCCGATCGGGCGTGATATATCTGGGACTTTTGGGGTAGAACACGAATCCCAGAGCGTCGGCACCGTATCGGGCAGCCACGAGGGCATCCTCCACGTTGGTTATGCCGCAGATTTTAACCCTGACCATCCGTTTACGCTTTCGGCAGCTCCTCCAGGGCTTGCCGGATAAGCTCCTCAGGATATTCGTAATCCTCCAACTCGCCGCTGAAGTAAGCGTCATAGGCCGCAAGGTCGAAGTGGCCGTGTCCGCTGAAGTTGAACACGATCACCTTCTCCTTCCCCTCCTCCCTCGCCTTTATGGCCTCATCAACAACGGCCTTGACTGCGTGTGCCGTTTCAGGCGCGGGGACAAACCCTTCCGCCCTTGCGAAGAGAACTGCGGCCTCGAACACCGTGTTCTGATGGTATGCCCTCGCCTCGATATATCCGTCCTTGACGAGCTTACACATGAGCGGGGCATCCCCGTGATACCTCAGCCCACCGGCGTGGATCTTGGGTGGGACGAAGCTGTGTCCAAGCGTATACATCTTCACCAGCGGGGTCAACCCCGCGGTATCGCCGAAATCGTATTCGTAAAGCCCCTTGGTCAGCGTCGGACATGCCGTCGGCTCGACGGCTATCACCCGCACATCGCTCTTGCCCTTGAGTTTGTCGGCCAGGAAGGGGAAGGAGAAACCGGCGAAGTTGCTTCCGCCGCCGACACATCCGATCAATATATCCGGCTCATATCCGGCGATCTCCATCTGCCTCTTCGCCTCGAGCCCGACGATCGTCTGATGAAGCAGAACGTGATTGAGCACGCTGCCCAGCGAGTAATGAGCATCCTCATGCTTTACGGCGTCCTCGACCGCCTCGCTTATCGCTATTCCCAGGCTTCCAGGGGAATCGGGATCCTGCTCCAATATCCTCCTTCCCGATTCGGTCCTGTCCGACGGACTGGGGATAACCTCAGCGCCCCATGTCTGCATCATTATCCTGCGATACGGTTTCTGCTGGTAGCTCACCTTGACCATGTATACGGTGCATCCCAGGCCGAAGTAGTTACAGGCGAAGGAGAGGGCGCTGCCCCACTGTCCGGCCCCCGTCTCGGTGGTGAGCCTCTTCGCACCTTCGATCTTGTTGTAGAACACCTGCGCGATGGCGGTGTTCGGTTTGTGGCTCCCCGGCGGGCTGTAACTCTCGTTCTTGTAGAAGATCTTCGCCGGGGTATCGAGGGCTTTTTCAAGCCTCACCGCCCTGTGGAGGGGGGTTGGCCTCCATAATAGATAAGCCTCGCGGACCTCCTTCGGTATCTCGATCCACCTCTCCGCGCTCATCTCCTGCTCGATCAGCCCCATCGGGAATAGAGGGGCCAAATCGTCAGGCGTCAGAGGGTTCCCCGTCGCGGGATGCAACGGCGGCGGCGGAAGCTCCGGCATATCCGCGGCGATGTTATACCAGAACTTCGGCAGATCCGATTCACTGAGAAGTATTTTCCTCGACATCATTACCTCCTTTTCGGTTTTTTGCTTGACCGATAAGCCATCTTATCGTCCCAGCGGGGTCATCGCTTCTGACCAGCTTCTCTCCGATCAGAACGGCGTTGACCCCGATGTCTTTAAGCTCATCGATATCCTCAGGGGATTTAATCCCGCTCTCGCTGACAATTATTTTACCCTCACCAACGAGCGGGCGCAATCGCTTTGTCGTCTCAAGCGAGACGCGGAAGGTCTTCAGATCGCGGTTGTTGATGCCTATCACCTTAGCACCGCAATCGAGGGCGAGCTCAACCTCCCTCTCGTCATGCGTCTCGACGAGAGCATCCATCCCCAGATCGGCGCATATGCCGATGAATTCCCTGAGCTTCACCCTTTCAAGGGCGGCGACGATCAGAAGGACGGCATCGGCGCCGTGGGCTCTCGACTCGACGATCTGATACTCATCTATGATGAACTCCTTGCGCAGCAGGGGCAAAGCGGAGGCCGATCTCACCTCATCCAGATAGGTGAGACTGCCCATGAAGAACTTGAAATCGGTTATCACCGAGATGGCCGCCGCGCCGCCCGATTCATACTCCCGGGCGAGCTCGACCGGGTTGAGATCCTCTCTGAAGACCCCGGCAGACGGCGAGGCCCTTTTAATCTCAGCGATGATGCTGACCTCATCTCCAGAGATCGCCCCGACGAAATCACGGGGAGGAGGCGCCGATTTGATCTCCGCCTCGAGCCTTGAGATCGGAACGAGCCTTTTCCGTCTCTCGACCTCCTCCCGTTTATGTTTCAGGATCTCATCGAGGATCATGCTTCACCTTCTATCTCCTCGTTTGTGAGCTGAATCAATCGGTTCAGCTTCTCCAGAGCTCGTCCGGAATCGATCGCCTCCTCGGCGAGTTTTATCCCCTCGTCGAAGCTCTCGGCCTTTCCGCCAGCGATTATCCCAGCGGCGGCGTTTAAAACCACTATATCCCTCCTCGGCCCCCGTCTACCTTTAAGCACATCCAGCATCATCCCCGCGCTCTCATCGGGAGATAACACGACGAACTCCTCGATCCTCGCCCTCTGCATCCCCAGCTCCTCAGGTGAGATCAGGTAGGTCTGTATCATCCCATCCCTCACCTCGGCGATCACGGTTTTTCCGGTTAAGGATATCTCATCCATCCCGTCGCCGTGGACGACGAAGGCCCGACGGGCGCCGAGGTTCGCCAGCGCCTGCGCCATGAGCCCTGTGAGCTGGGGCGAGAAGACCCCAAGCACTTGGGAGCTGGCCCCGGCCGGATTGGTGAGCGGACCGAGGATGTTGAAGACAGTTCTGACGCCCAGCTCCCTCCGCGGTCCGATGGCGTGTTTCATGGCGCTGTGAAGGAGCGGGGCATAGAGGAACCCGATGCCTATCTCATCTATGCATCGGACGACTGTCCCGACGGAGGCCTCGATGTTGACCCCTATCTCCTTAAGCACATCGGCGCTGCCGCATCGGCTGGAGACGGACCTGTTGCCGTGTTTGGCGACCGGCACACCCGCACCCGCCACCACAAAGGCAGCGGCGGTGGAGATATTGAAGGTGTGTGTGCCATCGCCTCCCGTGCCACACGTATCGACCAGGTTCCTCCTCTTCGTCTTCACCCTAGTGGCTTTCCTACGCATCACCCTGGCGAAGGCGGTGACCTCCTCTGGAGTCTCCCCCTTCATCCTCAGTCCGACCAGCAATCCTGCTATCTGGGCCGGGGTCGCCTCACCTTCCATTATGCAGCTCATCACCTCCTCCGCCTCTCCTTCTGCCAGGTTTTCACCTGATATAACCTTGGCGATGGCCCCTTGTATCGTCATGGCTCATCTCACCTCCAGAAAGTTTTTCAATATCTTCTTCCCCTCTTTGGTCAGGATGGATTCAGGATGGAACTGGACGCCCCAGACCGGATATCGAAGATGTCTGACCGCCATGATCTCGTCTTTATCCTCATCCGCCCACGCGGTCACCTCCAGGCAATCGGGCACCGATTCGGGGTCTATTATAAGGGAGTGATATCTGGTGGCGGCGAACGGGTTCTCCACACCCTCGAAAATCTCCCGCCCGTCATGATAGATCAGCGAGGTCTTACCGTGCATCAGCCTTTTAGCGCGGATGATCCTGGCGCCGAACACATATCCGATGCACTGATGCCCCAGACAGACCCCCAGAATGGGAATTCTGCCGGAGAAACGACGGATCACCTCATTGGATACCCCCGCCTCAAGGGGCGTACAGGGGCCGGGGGATATGACGATCCTTTCGGGAGCAAGGCTCTCTATCTCCTCCGGCGTTATGGCGTCGTTTCTATAGACCGTCACCTCGGCCCCGAGGTCACCCAGGTATTGTACCAGGTTGTATGTGAACGAGTCGTAGTTGTCTATCATCAGCACCATCCTATCACCCCCTCAGATGAAGTCCGACCTGGCGATCTGAACGGCCTTCAGGAGAGCCATTGCCTTGTTGAGACACTCCTCGTACTCCCTCTCTGGGACGGAATCGGCCACGATCCCAGCTCCCGCCTGGA comes from Candidatus Poribacteria bacterium and encodes:
- a CDS encoding amidohydrolase family protein; the encoded protein is MEIRGVIDFHVHITRDLDDCRTMVEAARRSGIDLICVSSLGDKGYIHNPSPDQFRSANDYVLRAMDEFPDRVIGFCYLNPNYPDESIEEMDRCILRGGMRGVKLWVACKASDPKLDGIVRRAMELDVPILQHSFNKSTGNLPNESRPEDVAELARRFPQAKIVMAHLHGNGYKGVAEVADLKNVFIDLCGSDPESGLVEYAVDVLGADRLIFGSDAPGRNPSVQMGKVLGADISEDEKGRILRHNAARLLKLDGGDVKLPQHVRLSYPNAVDVNAYLGEYPFRPILYRSAQELVEQMKRYRISQAWVSSIRAIFEDDPRESNRELLNELARYPQLKPVAVINPAMANWRRAFEEAVRSGIHAIKLHPNYHRYALSSSRASELLNEAGRVEMPVIIQLRIQDERTQNPAMIVGDSDVDRAIEAAKDAPRTKVILGGVKWSELVRIASAVRSSPNLWIDISSLERVDELREAVKMVGSEKLLFGTHAPFYYIASAVFKVEMSNISEAKRMEILTSEIAPY
- a CDS encoding alpha-L-fucosidase; the protein is MSEEVLRRLEETKDERMRWWRHARFGMFIHWGVYAVPAGVYKGEQIPGIGEWIMHRARIPVAEYKEFAKQFNPVKYDPEEWVLLAKWAGMRYIVITSKHHDGFALFDSKVTDWDVVDATPYGEDLLKPLVEAARKHDMRIGFYYSQAQDWCHPGGAAAGGHWDEAQDGDMDEYIRKIAMPQVREILTNYGPIDIIWWDTPVDMTRERAEMLLPLLDLQPNIVVNNRLGGGIEGDFGTPEQHIPDEGIPGKDWEVCMTMNDTWGYKSYDHNWKSTETLIHNLVDIASKGGNYLLNVGPTAEGLIPEPSVIRLREIGRWMSVNSVSIYGTTASPIGRPPWGRCTRKVTDKGTNLYLHVFDWPSDSKLVVPRLRSEIDAAYLLADPNKNSLDAKTEDAGAVVTVPKEAPDPIDSVVVLKIKGELEVDQAS
- a CDS encoding GNAT family N-acetyltransferase, encoding MKRMSGEIEIRHELKDGVCAIRLYYRGEHVSGLWIHRLSAHFGQGVTLRMGGIGGVGTKEEYRMRGFARRVMEYSNRYMLEAGFDIAALFGIRNFYERWGYAPALPEHRLYLNVENLSSARLNHSILPFSDEHREDVIRIYELNNEERCCSVVRKPDSWMWFTKGTRFGVKADPMVLLDGSGRLCGYISFDDTEDYTAVAEVGYSDPSIFESIAAAIRDRARERGHEEAWLAIPPDHPFSIFLRRFGCRITSSFNRSGGGMMRIINLETTFRKLVPEFERRIKRSGIRKWEEDFLLRTDIGSLRFRISKEAVHLEPREKVKDKLVEIPQSKLIQLLVGYRTIDDLTLEKDVHVTPSLIPGLRLLFPLMNPYIWWSDRF
- a CDS encoding DUF4926 domain-containing protein; its protein translation is MLKELDTVDLTRDIYEYGLRRGDIGAIVHRYENGAAFEVEFVTADGKTIALLTLDRTSIRPIGGREILHVRELSEVARV
- a CDS encoding ribose-phosphate pyrophosphokinase; translated protein: METKYGSLGSDFRLFSGRANPELASEVAAELGIPLGKISIETFPDSETYVKIEESVRGADIYIIQPTCTPVNDNLMELLIMMDAFRRASARQITAVIPYYGYSRQDRKAVGREPVSARLAADLLVTAGANRVVSVDLHAPQIQGFFTIPMDHLTAVFLFAEYFKGKDLSNAVIVSPDVGRAKLAEKYASLLNLPMVLMHKRRAGSCGSIVKVIEIVGDVRGKIPIVIDDMIASGSIINQIRLLREKGAEPAYLAITHPVLVGKSLEYMQDDAVRELVVTNTIPVPEWKREKLGPKLKVLSIAPLIAKVIAKIHRHESVSEVFYHDVRG
- a CDS encoding phosphoribosylanthranilate isomerase, encoding MVRVKICGITNVEDALVAARYGADALGFVFYPKSPRYITPDRAARIIREIPPFVAAVGVFVDPTPEELERVIERCPLDYVQLHGAETPEFCRKVRRQLGKKVIKAFRIKDESSLEMLTRYDVDAYLLDTYRADMPGGTGLTFRWEVAYNFDVNRARLILAGGLNPDNVSNAIRIVRPWAVDVSSGVEIEPGRKDHDKIKNFIAAAKGGKGWKRNMGV
- a CDS encoding TrpB-like pyridoxal phosphate-dependent enzyme, whose product is MMSRKILLSESDLPKFWYNIAADMPELPPPPLHPATGNPLTPDDLAPLFPMGLIEQEMSAERWIEIPKEVREAYLLWRPTPLHRAVRLEKALDTPAKIFYKNESYSPPGSHKPNTAIAQVFYNKIEGAKRLTTETGAGQWGSALSFACNYFGLGCTVYMVKVSYQQKPYRRIMMQTWGAEVIPSPSDRTESGRRILEQDPDSPGSLGIAISEAVEDAVKHEDAHYSLGSVLNHVLLHQTIVGLEAKRQMEIAGYEPDILIGCVGGGSNFAGFSFPFLADKLKGKSDVRVIAVEPTACPTLTKGLYEYDFGDTAGLTPLVKMYTLGHSFVPPKIHAGGLRYHGDAPLMCKLVKDGYIEARAYHQNTVFEAAVLFARAEGFVPAPETAHAVKAVVDEAIKAREEGKEKVIVFNFSGHGHFDLAAYDAYFSGELEDYEYPEELIRQALEELPKA
- the trpC gene encoding indole-3-glycerol phosphate synthase TrpC, translating into MILDEILKHKREEVERRKRLVPISRLEAEIKSAPPPRDFVGAISGDEVSIIAEIKRASPSAGVFREDLNPVELAREYESGGAAAISVITDFKFFMGSLTYLDEVRSASALPLLRKEFIIDEYQIVESRAHGADAVLLIVAALERVKLREFIGICADLGMDALVETHDEREVELALDCGAKVIGINNRDLKTFRVSLETTKRLRPLVGEGKIIVSESGIKSPEDIDELKDIGVNAVLIGEKLVRSDDPAGTIRWLIGQAKNRKGGNDVEENTSQ
- the trpD gene encoding anthranilate phosphoribosyltransferase yields the protein MTIQGAIAKVISGENLAEGEAEEVMSCIMEGEATPAQIAGLLVGLRMKGETPEEVTAFARVMRRKATRVKTKRRNLVDTCGTGGDGTHTFNISTAAAFVVAGAGVPVAKHGNRSVSSRCGSADVLKEIGVNIEASVGTVVRCIDEIGIGFLYAPLLHSAMKHAIGPRRELGVRTVFNILGPLTNPAGASSQVLGVFSPQLTGLMAQALANLGARRAFVVHGDGMDEISLTGKTVIAEVRDGMIQTYLISPEELGMQRARIEEFVVLSPDESAGMMLDVLKGRRGPRRDIVVLNAAAGIIAGGKAESFDEGIKLAEEAIDSGRALEKLNRLIQLTNEEIEGEA
- a CDS encoding aminodeoxychorismate/anthranilate synthase component II; this encodes MVLMIDNYDSFTYNLVQYLGDLGAEVTVYRNDAITPEEIESLAPERIVISPGPCTPLEAGVSNEVIRRFSGRIPILGVCLGHQCIGYVFGARIIRAKRLMHGKTSLIYHDGREIFEGVENPFAATRYHSLIIDPESVPDCLEVTAWADEDKDEIMAVRHLRYPVWGVQFHPESILTKEGKKILKNFLEVR